CTCCCCATTCCTTTActtttattctcataataatGGACATCTATGACCTGAGGCACTATTAGTAAAGGGCCCATGTCCACCCTGGACAACAGCCCTCTTATTCTGGTCACCAAcctccacccacccaccccacccccacctcccaaCCCAGGGAATAACATTAACCTGAACACTCCTGGTTTTCTTGCTGGGAAAGACCCAGGGTCTTAACACCTCCATCACAGGCACAGGAACTGCCACTACATTTTTATCTCCATCACAGGAAGAATATACTTTCCACAATTCTTTATGGTTATAGAAAGTGTTCAAtgtctttttgttctttccaatTACAATATTGTAGCCTCATTACATTAGTGCAGATCTTCAGactatttttacaaaatattctttgaaattaattttgaacTAAATTACCAACATGTCCTTTGGAagtttcagttttcattttacttttttcactAACTTGAGGCTTTTGAAAATCAACATaaggagaggactttgggagattcacaagtaggattgacttccaggaaacccacaatcccacactcttaaaggtggagtctgattcattcccccgcctacctttgtgctggctggagacattaggACAAGAGCTCCTGAGAACCAAGGAAAGAGGAAggctagccgagccccaagtgaaggagagatttggaaagagacagtaaaggattggGACTTTATCCCCTGGTTGTATttaggattattgaactgaactgaaactaaggctgcttccagaagctccccaagagatctgctcacagaaaacgattacaatttagagaagagaacatcacAGTTACCTGGTATTTCATTAGCTGTCTCAGGAATGTCTGTGGAGTTATCAGGTATAACTTCCTGCATTACACTTCTtggtttatgtttttatttttaaagctttttgttttcaaaacatggaCAATGATCTATTCACCCTTATGGACCTAGCGTTTATTCTATTATTTGTTGAAGGTAAATCAAGATGTTGCCCATGGTGACCACTCACCCTCCATAGACTACCTCACTCCCAGTTTTGGTGACCATCTGTTGTTTCACGGCTGCCAATGATTCTGTCAATCTCACCGTGTCTAATGGGACTGTGAAACCTGAGCACATTTTGATCTGCAGGGGGTGATAGTACTGTAACCCCAACGTCCCCAGGTTTAATGTAATAAGATTTCTGTCTTCCAGACTTGCCTCAGTCATTTTTCACATGGCCTTGCAGGAGGGATATCACTGCATATCTCAGCCTCTGCAAGGGTTATCTCACCTTTGGATGCTAATTGGACACAAGTCACCTCCATCTCCACCCTGATCAGTCAGAAGCCATTGTGGAAGATGAGCCCTGCATCTCCAGCCCCAAATGAATTGGGGTCTCCGTTCTTTGGGACGGGAATGATGGAATCACAGCCTCTGCCCCAGCCCAGATATCCTGTCCCTTTCTCTCAGGAACTTCACTGGAGCAACAGGACCCTTTAGCTTTTCCATGCACATGTGGCTGCTGCTTCCACCCTAGAAGAATGCCTACCATAATCCAATCCCAGGGACGTTCCCCCTGCCTACCTTACCCGAGATTGTCCAAAGGTATGCACAACCTTCAGAGATTCTCAGATTTCCCTGCTCTGCCCACTTATCCCAGAAGAGCCACTAAAACTGGGTGGGTCAGAAGTCCACCAACTCCATGAAAAAGAGAGGCATTTCAAAGGAGAAAACACAAGCCTTTATTTGATCACGTCTCAGGAGCCCTGGGCATCTCCCCTGACCAGGGCAGACTGGCAGTAACAGGAGGCGGCTTACAGAAAACAAACCGAGGGTTACCTACCCAAACATAACAAATCTGACTGGACAGAGCGGGTGCCCTCACAGTGTAGCTATGAACAAGGAACTATCTCTTACCCAATCCTaacaaagaaatcttaagaattttagtatttttctaaacattctccttttctctttcttcattactTTTGTCCATCTCTCTAACCAATTTAATCACTTCATTATTCAGGAAATCTTCCAAGGCCTTCAGGGCATTACATATCTCCATTTTCATATATCTCGTAATTTCATAGTAACAGTACTTCTCACTTGAGCTAAGTTCTGATGTTTGTTTTGAATATTTCAGAAAACTAAGGCCAGTTTCTCTCACGTTCTCAAACAATGCTTTAGCCTTCCCAATCAAGGCTTCTGGAATCTGTAATGTGAGAAAAGGGTGTGGTGCAATAGCAGGGGAAGGATTATTTACCTGATGTGTGTCTTCAGCACAACTTCcatgttttaatttctctgactGGTCACATGTGTTATCACTCTTTTCACTtactaactttttctttttacactGCTGATCTAAGtttgataaattgtcaaatacACAGTTACATATGGCAGTCAAATCCAATAAAGGCTCCGGCTGACAAATGTAACAATTCCACTTAATGTTTTCATCTATTGCTTTTGACAGCTCCTCTTCCCCTAGATTGCGCCGAATGCATTTTGTACAAAAAGCATTATGGCAGAAACCACAAATAATTAAATCTCCACCTTCTGCACACCATctgaaatgtaaaaaacaaataaaaaaaatttaagcatcaTTCTTAGTCAACTATTTAAAGACTTTAGAAAATTACTAATTACAGAAAAATTTACATACCTTAATATAACTAAATATACCTCaacatatattcttttaaattattcatataattataaaagtaaaagcaGGAATTTATCCAACCTCTCTTAATGAAACATCTTTACAACCTTAAAATACGGCCCCAAATTAATTGTGGAATGGAAAGAAGCAACAAATGGAAAGGATAAAACCAAATTGATGTAGCCATTCCTGGGCCTCCCACACATGACCTTGAAAGGGTACAGAATCAGCAGCAGCTGACATTTGCAGGGCTCTCAGGAAGGACTGAGAAACTCCTCAGAAAGTGGATCCTTAGATGGCACTGGGTCCAGGACTCTGTTGCATTGGCCAAATGGAGATCCACATTACCATGCTAAGGCAACAAGAAAGACTAGCACCCAAGGGGGTCGTTCGCAGATCCAGTTCAGCAAAGAGAGCTTATGGTCActcacagatttttaaaagttcagaccAGAAAACCAGTGATTACAGCTCTCCTTAGATCATAACACCTTAGAAAAGCAGAAAACCTACAGATGCCCAGAAACAGCTCTGAACCCACAGAACAAAAACATGAAGCTTGGGGCAATGCTCTCTTCATTCAGGACCCAATTTTATTACAAAGGTACAACTGAAGATAGGCTGGGAAGACCAAtcagtaaacaacaaaaaggaacATGACCATAAGAAATTACTCTGGTGACAAGATCAaaacagaaaatcagaaaatatcaaCACAGTCAAAACTTCCACTTTCAAGGTCATAAAAACATGGGAATTAGTCTCACATTCCACAAAGAAtccctgaaaaataattgaaaaaaagatcCCAACAGGAAAgcaaagaggtagaagaaaaattgggggaaaaaattaaagtgatgcaagaaaatcatgaaaaaagttaACATCTTGATAGCAAAAAtgcatttatgaaaaaaaaaagattttagaaagaaaaactgggaaTTTCACTAAAaagaactcttttaaaaaaagaaacgtACACTGAAGAACACAATGCATTGAAAATTGCAATGGGGCAAGTGGAACTTAATGAAAACAATGTGATATTTCTCAATAGAAAATGAAAGTGAGTTTAATTATGAAGCAGATATTTTGCAAGCACCTTTGTGGCACAGAATATGGAGCCTTAGCTTTAGTCCAGTAAATTCAAAGTAGCTATGCATCCCTAAACAAGCACTTGACCTGGCTAGTTTTGACATACTTCACAGGTTGTTGTAAGCTCAGGAAGAAGCTCATCTGACTCTTATCAGAATAATTCCAATAAGAGTATTCTGTTTATAGAATAATTGTGAGGATGAAACTCTTTTATCCATTCCTCAAACCCTgtgcatctttaaacaacctttagAGATGCTGATTATCATATCTTTAGACAGGTCCTGGCCCTGGTCTGCCAGGGGTATTCCATCTAGTTCCTTGATTCCCCCCACTTTTAACTTCCCTCACACTTCCTCTCCTCCTTGATCTTCACCCCtttgagttcctgcctttatccCTGAGATATCCCCAAGGTTGTATTTCCCTTATAAAAGATCTGCTTAGGATAAAGATCTTTTGCCAAGTTGGTCCTGACTAAGCCCACCAGGAGGTTCTTCTTTCTCCCTACTCATAGTGTCTTCTCTCTCTAGTGGTGCTGTTGTCCTTACTCTAACTCTGGTGATTCTACTGAACTcctctgtgaatctaacctaccCATCAATGGCACCCTTAGACCTCCTGATAAATCCCTTTCATGGATTCtgccaagttcctttgctttccaAGTagatgctctcccaactctattccTTATGGGCCACTTAAGGGGCCTATTTTATCTCTGCTTTGTCATCTCTTCTCctaattataactttattttgaTAGAGAACAGCCATTGGGAATTTGTCTCATGTTATTCTGAACCTGTTTTTGCCACCACAATCTCATCAGTGATATtttgacattgggcaagtcatttaatgtctatttgctttggtttcctcaaatgtaatatAGCACCTATGTTTCAGGACTGTTGTGACTTAGCATCCAGTCCTTATAAACATATCaggtatcattatcatcattaacatcattatcatattattattattagtctaaatgtttcttttccagctcagtgATGCTAGTgtccaatttttaaaagatatttgcaAATACTAAATGTTGAATAAATAcgttttcaatttaaaaattgtcAAATACACT
This is a stretch of genomic DNA from Sminthopsis crassicaudata isolate SCR6 chromosome X, ASM4859323v1, whole genome shotgun sequence. It encodes these proteins:
- the LOC141549251 gene encoding transcriptional regulator ATRX-like, giving the protein MESPEDEGSGCCEELKPSCPERKEHMDCDDGQIVDEYINPFHSDENSDSLETKSFSEGNVVVQPEPKKKDYKDDFQEPEVRHKRRMRIKTSKRHVGERLHHIVCCTACAQEVNLYEDSVYRHPALNVLICESCYMHVSDDISHDSTRPDKHCRWCAEGGDLIICGFCHNAFCTKCIRRNLGEEELSKAIDENIKWNCYICQPEPLLDLTAICNCVFDNLSNLDQQCKKKKLVSEKSDNTCDQSEKLKHGSCAEDTHQVNNPSPAIAPHPFLTLQIPEALIGKAKALFENVRETGLSFLKYSKQTSELSSSEKYCYYEITRYMKMEICNALKALEDFLNNEVIKLVREMDKSNEEREKENV